The following are encoded in a window of Methanococcoides sp. LMO-2 genomic DNA:
- a CDS encoding NAD(P)-dependent glycerol-1-phosphate dehydrogenase yields the protein MDVTQDMNAQKKWMQLPRDVVVGHGVIDDVKNVCADLKLADNALIVTGKSTRKIAGDIVHDSLTDSGQRVEMIVSEAASMKEVDRVRKQALESGVEYLLGVGSGKSIDVAKLAATEIEVPFISVPTAASHDGIVSSRASIRDGNKTASIQANAPMAVIADTDIIAEAPYRLLASGCGDIISNCTAVLDWQLATRLQNVPFSEYAAALSSMTAQILIDSADTIKPELESSVRMVVKALVSSGVAMSIAGSSRPASGSEHMFSHALDKVAPVPALHGEQCGVGTILMMYLHGGDWKSIRDALQVINAPVSAEELGIEDKYILEALVLSHTIRPERYTILGTGLTPDAAEIVARKTKVIS from the coding sequence ATGGACGTGACGCAGGATATGAACGCACAGAAGAAATGGATGCAACTTCCAAGGGATGTCGTAGTCGGACATGGAGTCATCGACGACGTAAAGAATGTCTGCGCAGACCTGAAACTTGCCGACAATGCATTGATTGTCACAGGCAAGAGCACGAGAAAGATAGCCGGCGACATAGTCCACGACTCCCTGACGGACAGCGGCCAGAGAGTTGAAATGATCGTCTCAGAAGCTGCATCAATGAAAGAGGTGGACAGGGTCAGAAAGCAGGCCCTTGAATCAGGAGTTGAATACCTCCTGGGGGTAGGCAGCGGCAAGTCCATAGATGTTGCAAAACTTGCAGCCACCGAGATCGAGGTCCCTTTCATCAGCGTTCCAACAGCTGCATCACATGACGGGATAGTTTCATCCAGAGCGTCCATAAGAGATGGAAATAAAACAGCATCGATCCAGGCAAATGCACCCATGGCGGTCATCGCTGATACAGATATCATTGCAGAAGCCCCGTACCGCCTGCTGGCATCGGGATGCGGAGACATTATCTCCAACTGTACAGCAGTGCTGGACTGGCAGCTTGCAACCCGCCTCCAGAACGTGCCCTTCAGTGAATATGCAGCAGCATTGTCAAGCATGACGGCACAGATCCTGATAGATTCTGCTGACACCATCAAACCGGAACTGGAAAGTTCAGTACGAATGGTGGTCAAGGCACTGGTCTCAAGCGGTGTTGCAATGAGCATTGCAGGCTCTTCCAGGCCGGCATCAGGTTCCGAGCACATGTTCAGCCATGCTCTTGACAAGGTAGCACCCGTACCGGCACTTCACGGGGAACAGTGTGGAGTGGGAACAATACTAATGATGTATCTTCATGGCGGCGACTGGAAGAGCATACGGGATGCGCTTCAGGTAATCAATGCCCCGGTGAGTGCAGAGGAGCTTGGAATTGAAGATAAGTATATATTAGAAGCACTTGTACTCTCACATACCATCCGTCCCGAAAGATATACGATACTTGGCACCGGCCTGACGCCTGATGCTGCTGAGATAGTTGCAAGGAAGACAAAGGTCATATCCTGA
- a CDS encoding UPF0179 family protein, whose translation MEDMDTAITLIGTKLAKEGQEFFFEGEAPECEQCKLKNTCMGLEKGRKYRIVKVRNQTVHECFVHDTGAMVVDVIKAPIIAAIDSKKAIKGATIRYQAPNCDADLDTETYDLCYPKGLRNGDKCTINEVMESVEIESDPSVSLKKVELLL comes from the coding sequence ATGGAGGACATGGATACCGCAATAACACTCATTGGAACCAAACTTGCAAAGGAAGGCCAGGAGTTCTTTTTCGAAGGCGAAGCACCGGAATGTGAACAGTGCAAGTTAAAGAACACCTGCATGGGTCTTGAAAAAGGAAGGAAGTACAGGATAGTCAAGGTAAGGAACCAGACAGTTCATGAGTGCTTTGTCCATGACACCGGAGCAATGGTGGTAGACGTGATCAAAGCACCGATCATTGCAGCTATCGACTCCAAAAAGGCGATCAAGGGCGCAACCATACGCTACCAGGCACCAAATTGTGACGCGGACCTGGATACTGAGACATACGACCTGTGCTATCCAAAGGGACTTCGTAACGGGGACAAATGCACCATCAATGAAGTGATGGAAAGCGTGGAGATCGAATCCGACCCATCAGTTTCCCTGAAGAAAGTGGAACTATTGCTCTGA
- a CDS encoding DUF2150 family protein has translation MPEAHEKIDHEFYTTARWNNWLGQVKESGFEFKEEENTEKEGAVFVNMTDDIILACLKVIAKYESNALSAEDAMAILDDIRGIALAEVEPISEDIDLMIESLQTSLIGSFAACECFIAEGFDKKAKIDDLISAAVEAEEAEDIDSAIGYVAQIGALVLDGNSLPESMEELPYGLVAEWLDGIDSIEAAMIGADSYKEDDGDYDVV, from the coding sequence ATGCCAGAAGCTCATGAAAAAATAGATCATGAATTTTATACAACGGCTCGCTGGAACAACTGGCTTGGACAGGTGAAGGAAAGCGGGTTCGAATTCAAAGAAGAAGAAAACACTGAGAAGGAAGGTGCGGTCTTTGTGAACATGACGGATGATATCATTCTCGCATGTCTCAAAGTAATTGCAAAATATGAAAGCAATGCCCTTTCTGCAGAAGACGCCATGGCAATACTTGATGATATCAGGGGAATTGCACTGGCAGAGGTCGAACCAATATCCGAAGACATTGACCTTATGATCGAATCCCTCCAGACATCCCTCATCGGCAGCTTTGCTGCATGTGAGTGCTTCATTGCTGAAGGATTCGACAAGAAAGCAAAGATCGATGATCTCATCAGTGCAGCTGTGGAAGCCGAAGAAGCCGAGGACATTGACTCTGCAATTGGCTATGTCGCCCAGATAGGGGCACTTGTGCTTGATGGAAACTCACTTCCTGAATCAATGGAAGAACTCCCATACGGACTTGTCGCAGAATGGCTTGACGGGATCGACTCCATCGAAGCTGCTATGATCGGCGCTGACAGTTACAAAGAGGATGACGGCGATTACGACGTCGTCTGA
- the cfbA gene encoding sirohydrochlorin nickelochelatase: protein MSEKIGILAIGHGSRLPYNKEVVSEIADTIAKKHPEYVVKVGFMENCGPSVDEGLASFEGTGVTKIAAVPVFLASGVHITEDIPEILKLDAETNEGKYTVDGQEVPVVYGKPLGHHELLADLVFERASEVL, encoded by the coding sequence ATGAGCGAAAAGATCGGAATTCTGGCTATTGGACACGGAAGCAGACTGCCTTACAACAAGGAAGTTGTTTCAGAAATTGCAGACACAATTGCAAAGAAGCACCCAGAATACGTCGTGAAGGTCGGTTTCATGGAGAACTGCGGCCCATCCGTAGATGAAGGACTTGCATCCTTTGAAGGTACAGGTGTTACAAAGATCGCAGCAGTGCCTGTGTTCCTTGCATCCGGCGTACACATCACAGAAGACATCCCGGAGATCCTCAAGCTCGATGCTGAGACCAACGAGGGCAAGTACACAGTCGATGGTCAGGAAGTTCCTGTTGTCTACGGCAAGCCACTTGGTCACCACGAGCTTCTTGCAGACCTTGTGTTCGAGAGAGCATCCGAAGTACTGTAA
- the cfbE gene encoding coenzyme F430 synthase, which translates to MTAGQRDAVVLDLTHAGIPIAKEMVRLGYNVRAIDVYDTLDNATITDLQQIFPVLSSGEAFELKTTETVVAPVHLNPEYHVLKSAREKGNTIISHHTMVGKLILESGRLSTSKVIELTGTKAKTSTASILADILSRSMDVVLHTSRGLEYWKNGIATIVHKGLSIAPGSILSAIAKTEEANIRPEVFILETSIGGTGCADIGVITSLEQDYGIANNTALASDAKLQMLDNAKEGSMVIVNCDAGKALQRAAEKDLEMITFSDKNDKNADFSLEINGNNVVISSKDRSIEPIMEEGFDLSAYRTAFSAATAISITMGIEEKQIVGTLQNFRGLTGRMVKDELEGRILIDNSNSGMDIRSVEKALDYASAIASDINSDSNGMEIVMVLGEEAEQVCEGLPPEDVSDFLMKNGKYLNKIVLVGSRMRDIKYDDAYYAGSFEEGLSSALQCTNIGDIIILCVKCFR; encoded by the coding sequence ATGACTGCAGGTCAAAGGGATGCTGTCGTGCTCGACCTGACGCACGCCGGCATACCGATCGCTAAAGAGATGGTGCGACTTGGATACAATGTACGTGCCATTGACGTCTATGATACATTGGACAATGCGACTATTACCGACCTGCAGCAGATATTCCCTGTTCTTTCTTCAGGTGAAGCTTTTGAACTTAAAACCACAGAAACAGTAGTTGCACCTGTACATCTTAACCCTGAGTACCATGTACTGAAAAGTGCAAGAGAAAAAGGGAACACGATCATCAGCCACCATACGATGGTGGGAAAACTTATTCTGGAAAGCGGAAGGCTTTCGACTTCAAAGGTCATCGAACTTACAGGTACAAAGGCCAAGACCAGTACCGCTTCTATCCTTGCAGACATCCTCTCAAGAAGCATGGATGTCGTACTCCACACATCCAGAGGACTGGAATACTGGAAAAACGGAATTGCTACCATCGTTCACAAGGGCTTGAGCATAGCTCCCGGAAGCATCCTTTCTGCTATCGCAAAAACAGAAGAGGCGAACATCAGACCGGAAGTGTTCATCCTCGAGACATCCATAGGCGGCACAGGATGTGCTGATATTGGAGTCATAACATCCCTTGAACAGGACTACGGGATCGCAAATAATACCGCCCTTGCAAGCGATGCTAAACTGCAGATGCTGGACAATGCAAAGGAAGGAAGTATGGTCATCGTAAATTGCGACGCCGGAAAAGCACTGCAAAGGGCTGCAGAGAAAGACCTTGAAATGATCACATTCAGTGATAAAAACGATAAAAATGCAGACTTTAGCCTTGAGATCAACGGGAACAATGTTGTTATATCTTCAAAGGACCGGTCAATAGAACCAATTATGGAAGAGGGATTCGACCTTTCGGCTTACAGGACTGCATTTTCCGCTGCTACTGCTATCTCGATAACCATGGGAATTGAAGAGAAGCAGATCGTTGGGACATTACAGAATTTCAGGGGCCTTACAGGAAGGATGGTAAAAGATGAGCTCGAAGGCAGAATACTAATTGATAACTCAAATTCGGGCATGGACATCCGTTCTGTGGAAAAGGCACTTGATTATGCTTCCGCTATTGCATCGGATATCAATTCCGACTCCAATGGCATGGAAATTGTCATGGTACTGGGAGAAGAAGCTGAACAGGTGTGTGAAGGCCTCCCGCCGGAGGACGTTTCTGACTTCTTAATGAAAAATGGAAAATATCTTAACAAAATTGTGTTAGTCGGAAGCCGGATGCGTGATATAAAATATGATGACGCATATTATGCAGGATCATTTGAGGAAGGACTATCCTCAGCTTTACAATGTACCAATATTGGCGATATAATTATATTATGTGTTAAGTGTTTCAGATAA